taatttgaaatttctgaaattaaatTGGAGATGGTGTAGTTTCAATGGTATAAACTTATATAATCCAATGATATCACCGTGTTTAAATAATGAGCTATTGTGTAAGTAGTGAGTGCCAGAATTTAGCATTTAAACTCATTACTTGGTATGTAATTTTTCCAAATCGTTTTAAAATCCTTTAATGAATAATGATacatttattttcagtttaagaAAATATTGGATCTTTTTCTGGCATTTACATTAGAGTTCAGATTATTGTTAATGACTTCCAATCActaattaacttaatttttcaGGCCGAAATCAAAGCTACTaatcttcaaaaaaatatatttccggaataatttatttaatttattttatttatacatattaccTTCAAATCTTAACAATATTGaagttgtaaattttatttaacattcaCAAGTCTCAGAAAAGCATGGAATAACTGTTTTTGGACCACAACTTGACATACATGTTTGTGGAATGCATATAATAGGATTGAATTGGCTGGATTGTTCAGAAAATTGGCATTGACtattgaaaaaaagtagaaatgaaACTTAATCATGTAATAATatacaatttcaattaattattgACATTACCACAATTCACGTTGTTCCATGAGTGCACGTAAATAATCACAGGCTCTTACTTCATCAGCTCTTGAGCGTTTAGTTTGTCTGTATTGAAGAGATTCTGGCTTTGGAAGCATTAGTTTTTGCAGCTTTCTTGTGTCACTAAAAGTCGATCCATTATTAAAGCCAACATTGTCTCCTCGTCGAACTTTTTTACGTAAATTATTGATAACATGATAATTTCTGTCTTTTGACTTTCCAACATCATCGAAGCCTTGGGACTTGCGATAtctgttattttttgatttacttGAATTTCGTTCGCTTCCGCTATTTGCGGTGATGACAAAATTATCAATATCGTCTCcataaattttggatttttttcctttaatgtatttctttttattgGTGACTTCGTCATCACTACTAATAACTGCATCATCTTTATCTACGCTATATTTATTTTTCGCctttctgttttttgttttagtcaTTTCACCGATAATAATCATATCATCGTCTTTATAACTTGTTTCACCTTTTTTTAGTGGTTTACTTTTCTTTTCATCTTTTTTTCCACCACGGCTACTCAATTTTCCTTTTCCATTGTAATTTACCTCAGATTCGTTGTTATCTCTTGAGCCTCGTTTACTATCGTTCCAAGATTCTCCCTTCTTGGTGTAAGTATTTTCAACACTGTCTTTCCTACTTTTACTTCTTCGATTTTCGATCGCTTTACCATTAATATCTCGTTCACCATTTCTGTTGCTGTTTGTATCAATTCCTTGACCGAACTTTTGCTtcccttttaattttttttcattataattttgttcattgtaGACATTATCTTTCCCTTCACCACGTTTAGTActttccaattttttgtttcttttgtcaTAAACATTATCGTCATTGACATCTACCCCAGCATTTTTACCCTTACCTCTCTTTGTCTGGTCACGATTATATACATCGACATCAGAATCGAATTTCTCGCCATCTCTACCCGGCTTCCTACCACTTATTTTGCCTACTCTACCATCCTGGCTAATAATATTACTGTGTTTATTTTGTAATCGGTAACGATCTTCGCTGGATACTTTTTCGTACTTTTGATCTGTACTGTTTTCATCGCCTACACGTATTAGAAATGAGAACGGATTTTTACATCAACATTAAATTCGTTTCTTACCAGTTAATTTTCCTCCTCTACCATCCTGGCCAATATAattattgtgtttattttgtaattgGTAACGATGTTCACTGGAAGCTTTTTCATATCTATGATCTTTTCTATTTTCGTCCCCTAAACCAATTGCAAATGAGAACAGTTATTTACATCAAAATGAAACATACATTTATTATACGATAATAGAATTTACTAACCACGAGAACCAGATCGATGTATTCTCACGTTGATACTATTACCACCGTCAAAGATTGTGTACTTTTCACGACACTGAGACCGATTGTAATCCTTAAAGATTTTGTgacaaatttttcttaaagttgTATAAGTGCGATCGTTTATGTATTCACACTGATCGCGGCAACATGTATTATTGCATTTTCTTTGGCAGCAGTGGTCGATATAATCCGAGCAACTAGATGTACTGTAAAAGCAAAATTAAgttgttgttaaataaaaatcaatgcgTATTTTCTCCTTACCCAGATGCGTTTAAAATGCTTGTGCAACGATTTTTACGGTTTACCATTTTtccgaaaaatacattttaaacaatgttaatacttgataatttttatttaatttcgtaaaatatacttttttagtTAACTCGACATttatgacatatttttttccaaaattaaaattgtcaACATTATTTCGtaattattttcgaaatatttattaCCCAACAAAACGTTAACTCACCATGAGTGATAAGGGCATACATATAAAGTggtatgtataatttttatcgaacaaattttagattcatggttttttttaaagatccTAGTAATGTTATGAACAAGAATTAACAATAGGttattacatatacatacatattttgtttggaatttttatttacatattgtaCACATTAATACAAGTTTTAGTGTGGTCATGAATTTAGAACACaagcaaaataaaagttaattcaTTAAAGTAAAGCTCAGCTTCATGAAACAATCTAAGTATTTGTTGGGAAATCCTTTATTTTGGATCATAGCAGCGCATCTCCTGGTTAAACTTTCAACTATGGCCTACAATTCTTATTTAATTCTTCAATATCACCTGCACAAAAGTCATCAAAACCTTCTCCTCCAAATGTGTCAACTCCAAGGATTGACAACCCTACAAGAAATGACTGATGGAAACTAACACACTAGCAATTTATTTACCAACACATGCATAACACGGCACAATTTGGAAAGAGGAAACAATAATTAGAAAGAGAACACATGTCATACGTACACGAATGTTTACATCAGTATTGTCATATTACCCTTAATAAAATGATGGGAAATACTGATGTATAAACCCATCAGCACTACCCATCAATTGATGCATCAAATGACTGTTCTTGTAGAGAAGATAGTATAACATTTTCTCCTACATCTGTCcacaaatttttccaaaaacagcCTTTGAGCGTTGATTGCCTTTGTGCAGTATAAGTCAATGTAACATTCTTTACACAATCtaatattgtaaattgtttgcatctgtgacaaatatattatcaataaatagtgttacgttttaaccttttcaaaacgtttggtttatttcctttaaattaatttttgctaaaaaatattttaaaaaaaatcgtgtaaattGAGGTAATTTCCACATCCCTCGATTTATACGAAAGTCAAAATAGTTTTGATAGTtgtactgcaaaatttaagtgcaatcggataaatGCAACCATTTATtgtaattaagatatttcgttACCATGAGATTTTGTAACTACCAAGAAAAAACTTTTACTTACCTAGTAAaccagcaagtaatattggagcagagagagagagataactacttattatttacCTAAAGTAGTTACTTTTGTTCgcgatttgaaaaaaatcatgggtcctgcttacaaatgtacttacattcAGCATGTAGTTACATTCACACCAAGAATCTGTTgcttaaaaattgcattttgaaTCGAACCGAcacgttgcacagtgggggaattgaaaaaaaagaggaaataaatctgtaacttctaaacgaatactacgaacaaaaatttggcatcaatACTAACAgatgtcaaagcttgtttttatatttaaatatctacatatcgagggaatatattaaaattcggtattcatTTAGTGCAACGTTTTAGCATTATTGCGaacttttcatttcaaaatattcaatgtgtatgtatgaaaataagatagaagattttgaattttaatgaaattaaattattttgatttcatttatgcaatGTCAGTTTTGGGTTGCTGCatctttaatgtaaaattttccatgactctggcgcataaatcatAATGAATATGCcacttattcgcatagacctgcgaccTAAGAAAACCCCACTAGAAAATGTCTAACTGAGTAAAATTGCACAATCTCGGTTGTTAGTTGAAATCATAGATAATAGACAAAGACCTaatcagttgtcagaaacctaagtggtgacaatgtattagtagaaaaaactatgtgaaaacaaaaacaacactcgtatgtgtgattattttgagtaatatttttgtttgagttttttttctagtttccgctctatgttctctatgtttGAAATACGGACAGATTTTATGttagatttgaaaatattgtaatgtttttaatgaataagagtaaaaataaattgtag
The nucleotide sequence above comes from Calliphora vicina chromosome 1, idCalVici1.1, whole genome shotgun sequence. Encoded proteins:
- the LOC135949519 gene encoding uncharacterized protein LOC135949519; translated protein: MVNRKNRCTSILNASGTSSCSDYIDHCCQRKCNNTCCRDQCEYINDRTYTTLRKICHKIFKDYNRSQCREKYTIFDGGNSINVRIHRSGSRGDENRKDHRYEKASSEHRYQLQNKHNNYIGQDGRGGKLTGDENSTDQKYEKVSSEDRYRLQNKHSNIISQDGRVGKISGRKPGRDGEKFDSDVDVYNRDQTKRGKGKNAGVDVNDDNVYDKRNKKLESTKRGEGKDNVYNEQNYNEKKLKGKQKFGQGIDTNSNRNGERDINGKAIENRRSKSRKDSVENTYTKKGESWNDSKRGSRDNNESEVNYNGKGKLSSRGGKKDEKKSKPLKKGETSYKDDDMIIIGEMTKTKNRKAKNKYSVDKDDAVISSDDEVTNKKKYIKGKKSKIYGDDIDNFVITANSGSERNSSKSKNNRYRKSQGFDDVGKSKDRNYHVINNLRKKVRRGDNVGFNNGSTFSDTRKLQKLMLPKPESLQYRQTKRSRADEVRACDYLRALMEQRELCQCQFSEQSSQFNPIICIPQTCMSSCGPKTVIPCFSETCEC